A window of the Lolium perenne isolate Kyuss_39 chromosome 7, Kyuss_2.0, whole genome shotgun sequence genome harbors these coding sequences:
- the LOC127317838 gene encoding GDSL esterase/lipase At5g03600-like yields the protein MKLLPAAAVCCLVLVFLFDAALVEARSTPSAQGQWSSMFVFGDDFADNGNLPKLKRGQTPSESIGEDTTRQWSYPYGSYVSSRGPTPVPTGRFSNYHIQSDFIARILGLTEAPPAYVLTPDQSCDPSGMTFAFGGAGVHSVSKSAPTLTAQVNMFASLVNDGVISKDQLRRSVALVAISGNDYLSGADVEDAHLSSFSDMNTYIGGVTSEIVKNVERLQKLGLRKVIVNNLHPIGCAPLKSSSSNYTTCDLLGNYGSALHNNNLERLMGRKNNAHILDLYTAFTDIVNHASRGLSDDAKKFNRNLVPCCVSAYDNGYCGQRSPSGEHLYELCENPDKFFYWDEMHPTNAGWKAVMKALEEPLKEFLDRDYVP from the exons ATGAAGCTTCTTCCTGCCGCCGCCGTCTGCTGCCTTGTCCTCGTCTTCCTTTTCGATG CCGCTCTCGTGGAGGCCCGAAGCACACCTTCGGCTCAAGGACAGTGGTCCAGCATGTTCGTCTTTGGCGACGACTTCGCCGACAACGGCAACCTCCCCAAGCTCAAGCGCGGCCAGACTCCTTCTGAATCCATCGGCGAAGACACGACCCGTCAGTGGAGCTATCCCTACGGCTCCTATGTCAGCTCTCGGGGACCAACCCCTGTTCCTACCGGACGCTTCTCCAACTACCACATTCAGTCAGATTTCATCG CAAGGATCTTGGGTCTCACTGAAGCCCCTCCGGCGTACGTGCTCACCCCAGATCAATCCTGCGACCCATCGGGCATGACCTTTGCCTTTGGTGGCGCCGGAGTGCACTCGGTGTCGAAGAGTGCGCCAACCCTCACAGCGCAAGTTAACATGTTCGCGAGCCTAGTCAACGACGGGGTCATCTCAAAGGACCAGCTCCGCCGCTCCGTCGCGCTCGTCGCCATCTCCGGCAACGACTACCTCAGCGGCGCCGACGTTGAGGACGCCCACTTGAGCAGCTTTAGCGAC ATGAATACCTACATTGGGGGCGTGACCTCTGAGATCGTGAAGAACGTGGAGCGGCTGCAGAAGCTCGGCCTGAGGAAGGTGATCGTCAACAACCTGCACCCCATCGGCTGCGCGCCTTTGAAATCCAGCTCGAGCAACTACACCACATGCGACCTTCTCGGCAACTATGGCTCGGCTCTGCACAACAACAACCTGGAAAGGCTAATGGGCAGGAAGAACAACGCCCACATACTGGACCTCTATACTGCCTTCACCGACATCGTAAACCATGCCTCCC GTGGATTGTCGGATGATGCCAAGAAGTTCAACCGCAATTTGGTCCCGTGCTGCGTGAGTGCTTACGATAACGGATACTGTGGGCAGCGCAGCCCTTCAGGGGAGCACCTATACGAGTTGTGCGAGAATCCCGACAAGTTCTTCTACTGGGACGAGATGCACCCAACAAATGCCGGCTGGAAGGCCGTGATGAAGGCGCTAGAAGAGCCTTTGAAAGAGTTCCTTGATCGGGACTATGTTCCTTGA
- the LOC127311973 gene encoding nuclear transcription factor Y subunit C-4 translates to MEQQPQPAMGDVAGGSQVYPASAYAPTATVAPGVTPACSQPTPLPANPVQLSAQNQLLYEQSQQYQQQLQQEHQRQLQQFWAERLSEIEQTTDFKNHALPLARIKKIMKADEDVRMISAEAPMIFAKACEMFILELTLRSWMHTEENKRRTLQKNDISAAITRTDIYDFLVDIIPRDEMKEEGVGVRAGQPAPVDTSQYYYAQQAQQQMPGAEMVYCGQQGQPTTYLYQEPQEQQRGPPSEQQSFNESG, encoded by the coding sequence ATGGAACAACAACCTCAACCTGCGATGGGTGATGTTGCTGGTGGATCACAAGTGTATCCTGCCTCAGCTTATGCGCCTACAGCAACAGTAGCTCCTGGTGTCACTCCAGCCTGTTCACAGCCAACACCACTCCCTGCTAATCCAGTTCAGCTCAGTGCACAGAACCAGCTCCTCTACGAGCAATCGCAGCAATATCAGCAGCAGCTCCAGCAAGAGCATCAGAGGCAGCTCCAGCAGTTTTGGGCCGAACGGTTGTCGGAGATTGAGCAGACAACTGACTTCAAGAACCACGCGCTGCCACTCGCCAGGATCAAGAAGATCATGAAGGCCGACGAGGATGTCCGCATGATCTCTGCAGAAGCCCCGATGATCTTCGCAAAAGCCTGCGAGATGTTCATACTGGAGCTGACGCTGCGATCGTGGATGCACACCGAGGAGAACAAGCGCCGGACCTTGCAGAAGAACGACATCTCTGCTGCTATAACCAGGACTGACATCTATGATTTTCTGGTGGACATAATTCCCAGGGATGAGATGAAGGAGGAGGGAGTGGGGGTGAGAGCCGGGCAACCTGCTCCGGTGGACACGTCCCAGTATTACTATGCGCAGCAGGCTCAGCAGCAGATGCCAGGTGCAGAAATGGTGTATTGTGGGCAGCAGGGCCAGCCGACGACCTATTTGTATCAGGAGCCTCAGGAACAACAGCGGGGGCCTCCTTCAGAGCAGCAATCTTTTAATGAAAGTGGTTGA